From one Botrytis cinerea B05.10 chromosome 7, complete sequence genomic stretch:
- the Bctps2 gene encoding Bctps2 — protein MAENTKDSSSSGFAESSATATPPPQRPAVLKKQITRHPALSPSITNIPVTPGGYLGAYEKIEAEDKSLEIDEQNYFTQGFNQSSIMAKSPSDAETGTLSNQEVLRRMSLAPGRERQNSLSDLDPRAAHPSLNLTGGIISATFCIQQSLMYRKGSDWTWSQRHGGSSQFDSFRYLASEKSPWHHTLVGWTGEINPVEDLTPPDTPPLGGHPIQSQPPQNRVPFNKSSAPIPVDGVTMPPTPPETDGLFVTSDDRQRLERQLAHQPHGKIVPVWLCDDADTSEDGSVCLKDQSRWRRFAEHELYTLFHYKQHEPTNGRQERQSWADYYRMNQKFANRILEIYKPGDIVMVHDYHLLLLPSMLRQRVPHMSIVFYLHIPFPSSEFLRCLPRRKEILEGVLSANLVGLQSFSYTRHFNSCCTRILGFPSTSAGVEAYGARCDVAAFPIGIDARNVEQLAFNDPAVDEKVAALKKLYAGKKIIVGRDRLDSVRGVAQKLMAFERFLENFPEWREKVVLVQVTSPTSVEEEREDSGNKIAANVAELVAKINGLYGSLSFSPVQHYPQYLSQEEYLALLRVADVGLITSVRDGMNTTSLEYVVCQKENHGPLIISEFSGSAAVLDAAIHINPWDFNTVAENIRLGLEMPPSKKAELHEKLSEYIFSNDITTWTKSLIRTLITKIGSNSHAFATPLLDKTSLLLQYRAAKKRLFMFDYDGTLTPIVRDPAAALPSDKLYRTLKALASDPKNAIWIISGRDQEFLGQHLGHIPELGFSAEHGSFMRHPGSQEWENLAEQFDMGWQKEVMECFQKYTEKTPGSFIERKRCALTWHYRPSNPELGERMSRECQKELMATVGKAWDVEVMTGKANLEVRPTFINKGSIAKRLVDAYGKEVGQAPEFTFCAGDDTTDEDMFRSLNNSELNVNHVFTVTVGASSKPTLAQWHLLEPMDVISSIALLGGGDTNVADLGPVGVIEGKSREDMMGKIEALDMIPGAPSTGEGR, from the exons ATGGCAGAGAATACCAAGGATTCGTCAAGCTCAGGCTTCGCCGAGTCGTCAGCAACAGCTACCCCTCCACCACAAAGACCAGCCGTTCTCAAGAAGCAGATTACGCGACACCCAGCTTTAAGTCCATCGATTACGAACATCCCAGTGACTCCGGGTGGTTATTTGGGAGCATACGAAAAGATTGAGGCAGAAGATAAATCTCTCGAGATTGACGAGCAAAATTATTTTACCCAAGGCTTTAATCAATCCTCAATCATGGCAAAATCTCCATCCGATGCCGAGACTGGCACATTATCGAATCAAGAAGTTCTTCGCAGGATGAGCTTGGCTCCTGGTCGCGAGAGACAAAACTCCTTATCGGACCTTGATCCGCGCGCGGCGCATCCTTCATTAAATTTGACGGGAGGAATCATCTCTGCGACATTTTGCATACAGCAATCTTTGATGTACAGAAAAGGCTCCGATTGG ACATGGTCGCAAAGACATGGCGGTTCTTCGCAATTCGACTCTTTCAGATATCTTGCATCGGAGAAATCGCCCTGGCATCATACATTAGTTGGCTGGACTGGCGAAATCAACCCGGTTGAGGATCTTACCCCTCCAGATACCCCTCCTCTTGGAGGCCATCCTATACAATCGCAACCTCCACAAAATAGGGTTCCTTTCAATAAGAGCTCTGCGCCAATTCCAGTTGATGGTGTTACCATGCCTCCAACACCACCAGAGACCGATGGATTATTTGTTACAAGTGACGATAGGCAACGACTGGAAAGACAACTCGCACATCAACCACATGGAAAGATCGTCCCAGTTTGGCTATGTGATGATGCAGATACGAGTGAGGACGGAAGTGTTTGTTTGAAAGACCAatcaagatggagaagattcgCCGAACACGAATTATATACTCTATTTCATTACAAACAACACGAACCTACGAATGGTCGACAAGAACGACAATCATGGGCGGATTATTATCGAATGAATCAGAAATTCGCAAACCGAATTCTCGAAATTTATAAACCTGGCGACATTGTCATGGTTCACGATTATcatcttttgcttcttcccAGCATGTTAAGACAACGGGTTCCACATATGAGCATTGTCTTCTATCTGCATATCCCATTTCCCAGTAGCGAGTTCCTTCGCTGTTTAccaagaagaaaggagatatTGGAGGGCGTTTTGAGCGCAAATTTGGTCGGATTACAATCATTCAGTTACACGCGACACTTTAATTCTTGCTGTACAAGAATTTTGGGATTCCCATCTACGAGCGCGGGTGTCGAAGCGTATGGTGCGAGATGTGATGTAGCGGCTTTCCCAATTGGAATCGATGCGCGAAACGTTGAGCAGCTCGCTTTTAATGATCCTGCTGTTGATGAGAAGGTTGCtgcattgaagaagttgtatGCGGGCAAAAAAATCATTGTCGGTCGAGATCGTCTTGATAGTGTTCGAGGTGTGGCACAAAAGCTCATGGCCTTTGAACGCTTCTTGGAAAACTTTCCAGAATGGCGTGAGAAGGTTGTTTTGGTACAAGTCACCAGTCCAACTagtgttgaagaagagagagaggattcAGGAAATAAGATTGCAGCCAATGTTGCCGAACTGGTTGCGAAAATCAATGGTCTCTACGGATCTTTGAGTTTCTCGCCCGTCCAACACTATCCTCAATATCTCTCTCAAGAAGAGTATCTCGCTCTTCTTCGTGTGGCAGATGTTGGTTTGATCACTAGTGTACGTGATGGTATGAACACAACAAGTTTGGAGTATGTGGTTTGTCAAAAAGAGAATCATGGTCCTTTGATTATCTCTGAATTTTCTGGATCGGCCGCAGTCTTGGATGCAGCCATTCACATCAATCCGTGGGATTTCAATACTGTTGCCGAAAATATTCGACTTGGATTGGAAATGCCTCCTTCCAAGAAAGCAGAGCTTCACGAAAAGTTATCCGAATATATCTTCAGTAATGATATCACAACCTGGACCAAGAGCCTCATTCGAACATTAATCACAAAAATTGGCTCCAATAGTCATGCTTTCGCAACACCCCTCTTGGATAAGACTTCTCTGTTGCTTCAATACAGAGCCGCCAAGAAGAGATTGTTCATGTTCGATTATGATGGTACTCTTACCCCTATCGTTAGAGATCCTGCTGCAGCTTTACCTTCTGATAAATTGTACCGAACCCTGAAAGCACTCGCTTCCGACCCCAAGAACGCCATTTGGATTATTAGTGGTAGAGATCAAGAATTCTTGGGACAACATCTGGGACATATTCCAGAATTAGGATTCAGTGCTGAACATGGTAGTTTTATGCGCCATCCGGGTAGTCAAGAATGGGAAAACCTTGCGGAACAATTCGATATGGGTTGGCAAAAGGAAGTCATGGAATGTTTCCAGAAATATACTGAGAAAACTCCAG GGTCCTTCATTGAGCGCAAGCGTTGCGCTTTAACATGGCATTACCGTCCTTCAAACCCAGAACTGGGTGAACGCATGTCTCGTGAATGTCAAAAAGAACTCATGGCCACTGTTGGTAAAGCTTGGGACGTCGAAGTCATGACCGGTAAAGCAAATCTCGAAGTTCGTCCTACTTTCATCAACAAAGGATCAATCGCCAAACGTCTTGTTGATGCTTATGGTAAAGAAGTCGGACAAGCTCCCGAATTCACATTTTGTGCAGGTGATGATACGACAGATGAAGATATGTTTAGATCTTTAAACAACAGTGAATTGAATGTAAATCACGTTTTCACCGTTACTGTGGGCGCATCAAGTAAACCGACATTGGCTCAATGGCATCTTCTGGAACCGATGGATGTTATCAGTAGTATTGCACTCCTTGGGGGAGGTGATACAAACGTAGCGGACTTGGGACCGGTTGGTGTTATTGAGGGGAAATCCCGGGAGGATATGATGGGAAAGATTGAGGCATTGGATATGATTCCTGGGGCACCTAGTACAGGTGAGGGAAGATAG
- the Bctps2 gene encoding Bctps2: protein MAKSPSDAETGTLSNQEVLRRMSLAPGRERQNSLSDLDPRAAHPSLNLTGGIISATFCIQQSLMYRKGSDWTWSQRHGGSSQFDSFRYLASEKSPWHHTLVGWTGEINPVEDLTPPDTPPLGGHPIQSQPPQNRVPFNKSSAPIPVDGVTMPPTPPETDGLFVTSDDRQRLERQLAHQPHGKIVPVWLCDDADTSEDGSVCLKDQSRWRRFAEHELYTLFHYKQHEPTNGRQERQSWADYYRMNQKFANRILEIYKPGDIVMVHDYHLLLLPSMLRQRVPHMSIVFYLHIPFPSSEFLRCLPRRKEILEGVLSANLVGLQSFSYTRHFNSCCTRILGFPSTSAGVEAYGARCDVAAFPIGIDARNVEQLAFNDPAVDEKVAALKKLYAGKKIIVGRDRLDSVRGVAQKLMAFERFLENFPEWREKVVLVQVTSPTSVEEEREDSGNKIAANVAELVAKINGLYGSLSFSPVQHYPQYLSQEEYLALLRVADVGLITSVRDGMNTTSLEYVVCQKENHGPLIISEFSGSAAVLDAAIHINPWDFNTVAENIRLGLEMPPSKKAELHEKLSEYIFSNDITTWTKSLIRTLITKIGSNSHAFATPLLDKTSLLLQYRAAKKRLFMFDYDGTLTPIVRDPAAALPSDKLYRTLKALASDPKNAIWIISGRDQEFLGQHLGHIPELGFSAEHGSFMRHPGSQEWENLAEQFDMGWQKEVMECFQKYTEKTPGSFIERKRCALTWHYRPSNPELGERMSRECQKELMATVGKAWDVEVMTGKANLEVRPTFINKGSIAKRLVDAYGKEVGQAPEFTFCAGDDTTDEDMFRSLNNSELNVNHVFTVTVGASSKPTLAQWHLLEPMDVISSIALLGGGDTNVADLGPVGVIEGKSREDMMGKIEALDMIPGAPSTGEGR from the exons ATGGCAAAATCTCCATCCGATGCCGAGACTGGCACATTATCGAATCAAGAAGTTCTTCGCAGGATGAGCTTGGCTCCTGGTCGCGAGAGACAAAACTCCTTATCGGACCTTGATCCGCGCGCGGCGCATCCTTCATTAAATTTGACGGGAGGAATCATCTCTGCGACATTTTGCATACAGCAATCTTTGATGTACAGAAAAGGCTCCGATTGG ACATGGTCGCAAAGACATGGCGGTTCTTCGCAATTCGACTCTTTCAGATATCTTGCATCGGAGAAATCGCCCTGGCATCATACATTAGTTGGCTGGACTGGCGAAATCAACCCGGTTGAGGATCTTACCCCTCCAGATACCCCTCCTCTTGGAGGCCATCCTATACAATCGCAACCTCCACAAAATAGGGTTCCTTTCAATAAGAGCTCTGCGCCAATTCCAGTTGATGGTGTTACCATGCCTCCAACACCACCAGAGACCGATGGATTATTTGTTACAAGTGACGATAGGCAACGACTGGAAAGACAACTCGCACATCAACCACATGGAAAGATCGTCCCAGTTTGGCTATGTGATGATGCAGATACGAGTGAGGACGGAAGTGTTTGTTTGAAAGACCAatcaagatggagaagattcgCCGAACACGAATTATATACTCTATTTCATTACAAACAACACGAACCTACGAATGGTCGACAAGAACGACAATCATGGGCGGATTATTATCGAATGAATCAGAAATTCGCAAACCGAATTCTCGAAATTTATAAACCTGGCGACATTGTCATGGTTCACGATTATcatcttttgcttcttcccAGCATGTTAAGACAACGGGTTCCACATATGAGCATTGTCTTCTATCTGCATATCCCATTTCCCAGTAGCGAGTTCCTTCGCTGTTTAccaagaagaaaggagatatTGGAGGGCGTTTTGAGCGCAAATTTGGTCGGATTACAATCATTCAGTTACACGCGACACTTTAATTCTTGCTGTACAAGAATTTTGGGATTCCCATCTACGAGCGCGGGTGTCGAAGCGTATGGTGCGAGATGTGATGTAGCGGCTTTCCCAATTGGAATCGATGCGCGAAACGTTGAGCAGCTCGCTTTTAATGATCCTGCTGTTGATGAGAAGGTTGCtgcattgaagaagttgtatGCGGGCAAAAAAATCATTGTCGGTCGAGATCGTCTTGATAGTGTTCGAGGTGTGGCACAAAAGCTCATGGCCTTTGAACGCTTCTTGGAAAACTTTCCAGAATGGCGTGAGAAGGTTGTTTTGGTACAAGTCACCAGTCCAACTagtgttgaagaagagagagaggattcAGGAAATAAGATTGCAGCCAATGTTGCCGAACTGGTTGCGAAAATCAATGGTCTCTACGGATCTTTGAGTTTCTCGCCCGTCCAACACTATCCTCAATATCTCTCTCAAGAAGAGTATCTCGCTCTTCTTCGTGTGGCAGATGTTGGTTTGATCACTAGTGTACGTGATGGTATGAACACAACAAGTTTGGAGTATGTGGTTTGTCAAAAAGAGAATCATGGTCCTTTGATTATCTCTGAATTTTCTGGATCGGCCGCAGTCTTGGATGCAGCCATTCACATCAATCCGTGGGATTTCAATACTGTTGCCGAAAATATTCGACTTGGATTGGAAATGCCTCCTTCCAAGAAAGCAGAGCTTCACGAAAAGTTATCCGAATATATCTTCAGTAATGATATCACAACCTGGACCAAGAGCCTCATTCGAACATTAATCACAAAAATTGGCTCCAATAGTCATGCTTTCGCAACACCCCTCTTGGATAAGACTTCTCTGTTGCTTCAATACAGAGCCGCCAAGAAGAGATTGTTCATGTTCGATTATGATGGTACTCTTACCCCTATCGTTAGAGATCCTGCTGCAGCTTTACCTTCTGATAAATTGTACCGAACCCTGAAAGCACTCGCTTCCGACCCCAAGAACGCCATTTGGATTATTAGTGGTAGAGATCAAGAATTCTTGGGACAACATCTGGGACATATTCCAGAATTAGGATTCAGTGCTGAACATGGTAGTTTTATGCGCCATCCGGGTAGTCAAGAATGGGAAAACCTTGCGGAACAATTCGATATGGGTTGGCAAAAGGAAGTCATGGAATGTTTCCAGAAATATACTGAGAAAACTCCAG GGTCCTTCATTGAGCGCAAGCGTTGCGCTTTAACATGGCATTACCGTCCTTCAAACCCAGAACTGGGTGAACGCATGTCTCGTGAATGTCAAAAAGAACTCATGGCCACTGTTGGTAAAGCTTGGGACGTCGAAGTCATGACCGGTAAAGCAAATCTCGAAGTTCGTCCTACTTTCATCAACAAAGGATCAATCGCCAAACGTCTTGTTGATGCTTATGGTAAAGAAGTCGGACAAGCTCCCGAATTCACATTTTGTGCAGGTGATGATACGACAGATGAAGATATGTTTAGATCTTTAAACAACAGTGAATTGAATGTAAATCACGTTTTCACCGTTACTGTGGGCGCATCAAGTAAACCGACATTGGCTCAATGGCATCTTCTGGAACCGATGGATGTTATCAGTAGTATTGCACTCCTTGGGGGAGGTGATACAAACGTAGCGGACTTGGGACCGGTTGGTGTTATTGAGGGGAAATCCCGGGAGGATATGATGGGAAAGATTGAGGCATTGGATATGATTCCTGGGGCACCTAGTACAGGTGAGGGAAGATAG